A portion of the Oxynema aestuarii AP17 genome contains these proteins:
- the apcB gene encoding allophycocyanin subunit beta, with translation MRDAVTSLIRNYDVTGRYFDRDAIDRLKSYFESGTARVQAAAIINANAATLVKQAGSRLFAELPELIRPGGNAYTTRRYAACLRDMDYYLRYASYALVAGNTDVLDERVLQGLRETYNSLGVPIGSTVVGISILQELVKEQVAQAGITIGAWLDEPFEHLIQDLSEKDV, from the coding sequence ATGCGCGACGCAGTAACAAGCCTGATTAGAAACTATGACGTGACGGGTCGCTATTTCGATCGCGACGCCATCGACCGACTCAAATCTTACTTCGAGAGTGGCACGGCTCGCGTTCAAGCCGCAGCTATCATCAACGCCAATGCAGCGACTTTGGTCAAACAAGCGGGTTCCCGTCTGTTTGCCGAATTACCCGAGTTGATTCGTCCTGGTGGCAACGCTTACACCACCCGCCGCTATGCGGCTTGTCTGCGGGATATGGACTATTATCTGCGCTATGCCAGCTACGCTTTAGTCGCTGGCAATACCGACGTCCTCGATGAAAGAGTACTCCAAGGCTTGCGCGAAACCTACAATTCTTTAGGTGTACCCATCGGTTCGACCGTCGTCGGTATTTCTATCCTGCAAGAATTGGTTAAAGAACAAGTCGCTCAAGCGGGAATTACCATCGGTGCTTGGCTGGACGAACCCTTCGAGCATCTCATTCAAGATTTAAGTGAAAAAGACGTTTAG